The Sandaracinaceae bacterium genomic sequence GGGAGACCCACTACCGCTTCGACACCGACGCCTTCGTCGCGACCGGTCAATCGATGGGCGGCATGTACACGAACATGATCGGCGCGGTCGAGCCGCGCTTTCAGGCGCTCGTCCCCACGGGCGCGGGCGGCTTCTGGAGCTTCTTCATCCTCGAGACCACGCTCATCGAGGCGGCGCGCGAGGGGGTCGGCGCGCTCCTGCGCACGAGCGGGGACAACCTGAGCCACCTGCACCCGGCGATGCACCTGCTCGAGATCGCGTGGGAGGCGGCGGAGCCGATGGTGTACATGCCGCGTCTGTCCCGGAGGCCGCTCCCCGGGCTCCCCACGCGACCGGTCTACGAGCCGGTGGGCCAGGGCGACTCGTTCTTCCCCGTCCAGCTCTACGACGCCATCGTGGTCGCCTACGGGCACCCCCAGGCCGGCGAGGTGGTGTGGTCGTCGATGCAGGACGCGTTGTCGGTCGTGGGGCTCGACGGCGTGATCGACTATCCGGTCGCGAACAACCTCGAGGCCGAGGACGGGACGCCCTACACGGGGGTGGTGGTGCAATCGGCCGGCGACGGCTTCAGCGACCCGCACTCCATCTACGTGCAGGTGCCGGAGATCCGGCATCAGTGGACGTGCTTCCTCGCGACGGCGGTGCAGACGGGGACCGCGGTCGTGCCGCCGCCCGCGGCCGAGGGCACGCCCTGCGCGCTGCCTTGAGCGGGCTGCTCCCTCACTCGTAGCGGATCTCGGCGATCGTGAGCGTGCGGGTCCCGCCCGGCGTCTGGACGCGGACCTCGTCGTCGAGGTTCTTGCGCATCAGCGCCGCGCCCACGGGCGAGCGGTAGGAGATGCGGCCGCGGCCGGCGTCGGTCTCGTGCTCGCCGACGAGCTGGTAGGTGACGAGGGCGCCGTCGTCGTCCTCGAGCACCACCGTGGCGCCGAAGAACACGCGATCGCCGCGATCCGCCTTGGGGTCCACGACGACCGCGGCGTCGAGCGCCTTCTTCAGGAAGCGCATCTTCTTGTCGATCTCGCGCAGGCGCTTCTTGCCGTAGATGTACTCGGCGTTCTCCGAGCGGTCGCCCTCCGCGGCCGCGTCGGCCACGCCCTGGACCACGCGCGTGCGCTCCTGCCCGAGCCTCGCGAGCTCTTCGATCAGCGCGGTGTGCCCCGCGGGGGTCATGTACTGCGGTCGCGTCTCCGCCATGAGCGGGGGGATAGCTCGAAAGGGCAGGATGTGGCATCCCCCGCACCGTGCGCTGCTTCTCCATCGTCGTCTTGCTCCTCGCTGGCTGCGGTGCGCGCACCGGGTTCCTCGACGAGGGCGAGGAGGCGCCGCGCATCGACGCCGGTGTGCCCGAGTGCGTCGAGGACGCCATGTGCGACGACGGGGTCGCCTGCACGCGCGATCGGTGCGAGGCCGGGCGCTGCGTGGTCGAGGCGGACGACGTGGCCTGCGAGGACGGGCTCTTCTGCACGGGCCCGGGCCGCTGCGACGCCGCGATGGGCTGCGTCTACGAGCGCCCGCCGTGCGCGGACGGGCTCGAGTGCACCGAGGACGTCTGCTACGAGGCGGCGCGCAGCTGCGAGAACGTGCCCGACGCGCGCTTCTGCCCCCTGAGCTTCCGCTGCGACGCCGACATGGGCTGCGTGCCGAGGGCGCTGGTGCACGTGGACGACGCGCTGTGGGAGGTGGATCTGCCGAGCGGCGATCTCCACTTCCTCGTCCGCATGCGGACCACCCTCTCCGACATCGCGCTCGGCGGCGACGGCGTCGTCTACGGCACCACCCCGAGCGGGCTGAACACGGTGGACGAGCGGACCGGCACCACGCGCGCGCTCCTGTCGAGCAGCGACCGCACGGTGGCGCTCGAGGTCGGCCCCGACGGCTCCATCTACGTGGGCGGCAGCCGCACGATCAGCCGCGCGAACCTCGAGCGCCGGCGGCTCGACGTGGTGGTGGAGCTGCCGCGCTCGAGGAGCGCGAGCGGAGACATCGCCTTCATCGGCGAGCGCATGCTGCTCAGCGCCGTCGGCGGCGAGGAGGGCGACGTGCTGCTCGAGGTCCCGCTCGATGGCCGGGAGCCCTTCGACGTCGGCGAGATCGGCTTCGACTGCGTGTGGGGCCTCGCCGCGTTCGACACGACCCTCTACGGCTTCACCTGCAACGGCGAGCTGCTGCTGATCGACACGGAGAGCGGCGAGGGCGAGGCGATCGCCGACCTCGAGGGCCTCCGCGTCGGCGGCGCGGCCGCGCGCTGAGCCCTCAGGGGGCGAGCGGCGGCGCGTCGGGCGCGTCGTCCGCGGGGACGGGCGCGTCGACGAGGTGGCTCGCGCCGGTCGCGGTCGAGACGCCCTTGGCGAACATCTCGCTCGTGTCGGTCTCGTCCTCCACGTCGCCCGTGAAGTACCAGTCGGCCTGCATGCGCGCCTCGTCCAGGTCGAGCACGACGTACCCGCGCCGGGTCAGCTGGGCCCACGTCAGGTGCGGGTTCTGGTCCATGAGGCTCATGGCCAGGCGATCGGCGCCGATGTCGGGGAAGCCCGGGGAGCTGATGCCGGGCGTGACCAGCTCGACCCCGACGGCGCCCGCGCCCATGTCGGGATCGTAGGTGGTGACGTCGGCGGGGAGATCGAACGCCCACGAGGAGTGGATGT encodes the following:
- the greB gene encoding transcription elongation factor GreB, with amino-acid sequence MAETRPQYMTPAGHTALIEELARLGQERTRVVQGVADAAAEGDRSENAEYIYGKKRLREIDKKMRFLKKALDAAVVVDPKADRGDRVFFGATVVLEDDDGALVTYQLVGEHETDAGRGRISYRSPVGAALMRKNLDDEVRVQTPGGTRTLTIAEIRYE